CGATGACTCAACAGGCTGTGGAAGCCATCGAGGTGCGCGGCTTTTCCGCGCTGAAGATCAAGACGTGGAAGCGCTCACGCGAGGACGTGACCATGATCCGCGACATCCGCGCCGCCGTGGGCGAGGACGTGGTCATGTGGGCTGACTCCAACGGCGCCTACACCGAAACCGAGGCGCGCACGATCCTGCCCGAACTGGCCCCCTACGGCATCGCCTTTCTGGAAGAGCCCTGCACCTTTACCGATCCGTTACGCATGGCCGCAGTGGCCGCGGACCTGCCCATCGCACTCCTCGGCGATCAGACGTGCGGCACGGTGGGCGCGGTGTACCACCTCATCAAGATCAACGCGGTAGGGGCCGTCAGCGTGAAGCTGCGCCGCACCGGCATCAGCGACTCGCTCAAGAATATCGCCCTCGCCGACGCCGCCGGTCTGCCCGTGGTCATCGGCACGGACTCTGAGTCCCGGATCGGGTCGCTCGTGCGCATTCACCTGCGCGCCGCCATCCCCAGCCTGGCTCCCTGGCCCACGGAGACACACTTCTTCGAGAAGCTGGGCGACGATACCTTCGTCGGCGACTTCGACTTCCACGACGGCGGCATCCTGCCCACCGACGCCCCGGGTTTCGGCGCCGCCATCGACTGGGAGAAGGTGGAGAAGTACAGCTATTAGGCGGCAGGTTGATTGACGTGCACTGTCGCGGGTTCCCGGAATGCAGGCCGTGTCAAAACACCATCTGCGAGGCAACGAACCCCTGAATCGTCATTCCCGCGAAAGCGGGAATCCAGGGGTGGGGCGGAGCCTAACACTAACGGGCATGTTGCCCCACTCCACCCCGCCTGGATTCCCGCTTTCGCGGGAATGACGGATGTGAACTGCGCCGCGTTTATCGGAGGCTCTCTGCAATTTAATGCCCTACGCGATGACGGCAAGCATGTCGGCGTGGATGTGGCGCCAGTCCCGGGCAAGATCGATGCTCCGGGCTCGGATCGAGAAGCCTTCCAGGCGGACATCGGCCGCCAATGGCGTGTCGACCACCGGGTAGAGCAAGACCCCTTCGTGCTTCGGCCCGGCCGGCTCGGTGGCTTCGCGGTTTCGCAGGTAGGCCAGGAGTTGATAGAGGTTGTTCGAGTGCAGTTTCCCGCCGTAGCGGCCACCCAAAGACTCCCGGTAGTACTTGGCATCCATGATGATGCGCCGGTCCGGCGCTTCGAGTATGACGTCGGCCTCCATGCGCGGGAGCTTTGAGCGGTGATGGTCGGGCGTGCCTTCGTCGACCCACGCGATTGTGCGTCCGCGATAATTGACCCGGTAGCGCTCCTGCTCGCGCCGATAGAACTCGATGATGAAGTCCTCGTACAGTCTTTCCATCCGCTCTTCGCTGAAGTCGGTGAACCGGGCCTCCCCGGACCGCTCGTCGACCAGCAACTGCTCATGGATGAGCCAGCACACGGACAACAGGAAGCGATAGTACCGGCGGTTGCGGTCGAGTTGCACGCGCTGAAACAAACGGCGATTCAACCGCACGACGCTTACGCCGTCGAGTTTGGTGTAGGCGTTCCGGATCTCCCTGCGCACTTCCGAGTTCAGGTCCTGGACTCTTAGCAGCAACCGGAGCGTAGAACGCAGGATGCGGTTATGCAGCACGTCGTGCGACAGCTCCTCGAAGTCACAAGTCACCCGTCCGCGGGCGCGCAGTGACCGTTTTGCCGTCTCCCCCACGGCGATCTTCCCGCGGATGCCGGCGAGATCCTCGCGTACCTCCCGATAGCCGCGGTCGATGCCCCTGCGGATCAGCCGGAAGGTTCCCTCCGCCAGCACCTTGCCCAGGAGGTCGTGGACCCTTTCAAGTCCATCCAACTCCTCCAGCCGCACGACATCCCGCTCCTCCACGTGGCTCCAGGCGTAGCACAGGAGGTAGTAGATGTTGGCGATGGGAATCTTCCGGTCCATCAGCGGCGCAAATCTTCGACCATCCTGTCCACCTGAGCGACAGGTCCACGTCCGCGTTGAGCAGATAGTCCCGGAACTGCCTGGTCCCGTACGCGGGCTCCAGTGTCTCGAACGCGAACCGGCGGCGGAGCGCGTAGTCGACGATGGCCAGGGATCGGTCCGCGGTATTCATGAGTCCCAGGATATGCACGTTGTCCGGAACGCTGAAGCGTTCTCCGACGGTGCTGTAGGTAAGCGAGATCGCGTGATCGGGGCCACGCTTGTCCGCTTCGATGAGCATGAGCAGTTCCCCGAAGATCCTGGACAGATTGCCCCGGTTGATCTCGTCGATGATGAAGACGAACGGCGTCTCCGGCTCCTGTTCCGCGCGCTTGCAAAACTCGAAGAACACCCCATTACGCAACGTGAAGCCGCCCGTCTCCGTAGGCCGCCAACCCTGCACGAAGTCCTCGTACGCATAGGACTGGTGGAACTGCACCATCTCGATGGGACGCGAATCCTTGTACCCGATCAGGCACCACGCGATTCGCTTGGCGATGAACGTCTTGCCTACCCCCGGAGGCCCCTGGAGGATCAGATTCTTGCGCAGGGCGAGGGAGTCGAGAATGCGCTGGAGTTGTGTTTCTTCGACGAAGAGATCCTTGAGCGTACAACCGATACCATACGGTTTCGGTGGAACCACCACAGGCCTATCGCCATCTATCAAGCTGAAGATATCCCGCAACCACTGCTTGTACGGAGTGAATCGGGTCAGTGTCTTGGTGGAAATCAAGTCGTCGAGGCTGATCGGCGTGTGGCGAGGATGCCATTGAACTGTCCTCAGGTTCGGATATCCCGCCCGCTCGGGGTCATGTACGTACTCTCCGGTGACCTCTCCCCAGCCGAGGATGACAGAGCGGCCCTTCTTCGCGATGAGGATGTCACCGACCTTGATTTCATGAGCGAATTCCCACGCAGCGAGCGAGTGGTTGCTTGGATTTGGCCCGCGGCCGTTTTCGATCAGTGCACTGTGGATGGCATCCTTGGTCTCGTACTCGCCAAGGTCCGCGAGTTCACTGTATCCGATGGCCGCGATACCCTGTTCTTGGAAGTCTGGCCAAAAGCGTGCACCTTGGCCCGCCCCGATAGCCCACACATTGGCCGTGCCGAAACGTTTTCGGTACCAAGCCTCGTCGTCTAACGAGCCGTTGCCGTTGGCCGGAATCGTAGGGCCTGGTTGCCAGCGTTCTTTCAACGGTGATTCGTAGAGGTGTATCTCCTCACCAGGACGCTCCTCTTGAAGCCGTCGAACTACCTCCAGCAACCTTTTGTCGAGATCCACGAGGTTCATGTTGCCAACGTCGAGCGTCTTCCCATTTTCGTCGGAAAAGGCTTCGACGATGGCTTTCTTGTGGTTCAGGGAAACGATGGCTTGGAACACCTCCGGGAACAACAGGAATAACAAGGCATGACGGAATGAACGCCGGCGGCCTTCACTATGACTATCGACCCACGCCGCAAAGACCCAAGAACCACTCAGCAGCGAGGTCCGATCCTGCGGGGTACGCGAGCTCCAGTCGCGCATTAGGGTTATGATGAAGTTGAACTCATGCCGTTGGTGTCCCAAGTAGGCCATCCCCGGATAGACGATCCCTCCGTCCAGTACATCACCCAAGGCTGGGTGATCTTCAGGCAGCGCCGCGCCCGACGACTCCCAAACCGTCCTGATCCTGTCGTGCTTGGTTACACCTTTCACCCCGCTGACGATCAAGAGGTAAAGCCACGTCATTTCCGCCCACAGACGCTTAGCTTCCGGGGGCGCGGGTTCGAGTTGGCGCCGAAGCCTCTCATCGAACGACCCGGTTCCCGTGTCGGGGCGTTCAACGAAGTGGGTATGAAGTTGTTCGAAGCATTCCCGCGTCCACAACCTCTCGTCGGTGAACATCGATCCGCCGTGCAGCAGACATCGCTGTTTCCACGTCTCGGCGGCCTCAAGGATGGCGGCCGCACGTTCCAGTCGACTCATTAAGAACTCCTTGCGGCCCCATTACACGCGCCGCTCAGGACTGACGAACCAGGTCAAATTTCCGCCACCAGATCCTTGTAGCTCAGCTCGGCCCGCGGGTAGGTCAACGGGCTGTGGCTCATGCCGAGGGCGACGCACATTTCCGCGAAGCGGATGGACACGGACTTGGTGTTGAACACGGGCACGCCGGCGCCTTCCTGCAGCGCGGCGGGGTCGACGACGTACGGGATCAGGGCGCCGCCGAGCGGCACGACGCATTGGGCGCCGGTCTGCGACACGAGGTCGCGGATGAGGCCGATGGTGGTTTCGGTGATCTCGGCGCGCCGCTCGTTGATGTCGGAGCCGTAGATGTCGAGCGCGCGGATGTCGGTGACGAGGTGGTCCATTCCGATGGTGCGCAACAGCCGCCAGGTGTAGGGGACGTGGGAGGGCAGCGGGACGGTGATCCCGATTCGGTCGGCCAGCACGGCCGCGGCGTGCACGGTGGTGCGCAGCGGGCCGATGACCGGGATCTTGACCACCAGCCGGCCGCCGTCGATGCCCGGATCGAAAGTGTTCGACTGGATCACCGCGTCAAAGCCGTTCTCCGCGGCCCAGCAGATCTTCCGGATCAAGGAGGGCGTCTCCATCATATGGTCCAGCCCGTTCAGCATCTTCTGGTTCCCGGTCACGTCCTCCACGGCCGAGCCCGCGAAGTTGTCCGGGAAATGCACTTCCACCCGTGTCCCTTCCGATGCATAGCCGTTAAGCAGCTTCTCCACCGAGGTCACGTCGTACTTCGCGGCGTTCTTCGGCGCCTTGTTGAGAAACATGATGCGCATGGGTGTTCCTCCCTTAGGGGCCAACGTTCCGGTTAATGCACGAGTCTGCTGCCGGTTGGACCGTGATCGGCTTCCCTTATACACGTTGGCGCGGGTGGCTACGAGCAGGCCGGCGTTTCGCGAAGGCACTGGATGAGATCACACACGCGGCGGACGGAGGACCGGCGCCGAGGTTGGCGCTTACGGAGTGCCGTCCACGGGTTCGACGGCAACGGTGCGGCCCGTAGCCAGGGACTCCGACGCGGCGTCGGCGATGGCGAGGGCGGCGAGGCCGTCCCGGCCGTCGGGATAGGGCACGTTGCCGCCCCGGACGACGGCGCAGAAGGCGGCCATCTCCAACCGGTACGCATCCGCGTAACGGTCCATGAAGAAGTCGTTCAGCGGGTCGGTGGCGAAGCCCGCGCCGTCGGCGCGGGTCACCGTGGTGGCCACGGGATTGCCCGCGGAGAGCATTCCGGCGGAGCCGTGGATCTCGATGCGCTGGTCGTAGCCGTACACGGCGCGGCGGGAGTTGGAGATGACGCACAGGCGGCCGCCCGACGAGCGCAGCACCGCGACCGCGGTGTCGACGTCGCCGGCGGTGCCGATGGTCTCGTCCACGAGAGCCGATCCGGTGGCGCTGATCTCGACGATGGGCTCTCCCACCAGGAACCGCGCCATGTCCAGGTCGTGGATCATCATGTCGCGGAAGAGGCCGCCGGAGTGTTGGATGTAGGCGAGGGGTGGCGGGGCGGGATCGCGCGAGGTGATCTGCACGAGTTCCACGTCACCGATGCGCCCGCCGTCGATCTCTTCGCGCAGGCGCCGGAACGAGGGATCGAAGCGGCGGTTGAACCCGACCATGAGGGGCACGCCGCGGCGGGCCGCGGCGGTGACGCCCTGTTGGGCGCGGGACAGGTCGAGGTCGAGAGGCTTCTCGCAGAAGATGGCCTTGCCCGCATCGGCCGCCCGCTTGATGAGATCGGCGTGGACGTCGGTGGGCGTGGCGATGAGAACGCCTTCGACGGCGGGATCGTGCAGCAGTTCTTCGGCCGACACGGCTTGGGCGCCGGTCATGCGGACCACCGCGGCCGCCGCCGCTTCGACGGGATCGGCCACCGCCACCAGCCGGGCGCCCTCCGCGGCCGCGATGGAGCGGGCGTGGGTCTGACCGATCCGGCCGGCTCCCAGGAGCCCCAGCCTGACCGGGTCCGCGGTCGCGTCCGTCACTTCGAGTCCCGCTGGAAGATCCAGTCGTGGTCGGGGTGGTTCCTGAAGCGCCACTGCCGTCTCGGGCCGGCCATGACGTTCAGGTAGTACATGTCGTACCCGTAGGGAGCGCCGCACGGATGGTGCCCGCGGGGCACCAGCACGGTGTCGCCGTCGGACACGGCCATGGTCTCGTCCAGTTCCCCGTCCTCGGTGAAGACCCGCTGGAAGCCGAACCCCTGGGGCGGGTCGATGCGGTGATAGTAGGTCTCCTCGAGATAGGTCATGTCCGCGCCCTCGTCGCTGTCGTGTCGGTGCGGCGGGGAGCTCGACCAGTTGCCCTGTGGCGTGAACACCTCCGTGATCAGCACGCTGTCGGCGATGTCGGCGTCGTCCATGGCGATGGGGTGCACGTAGCGCGTGTTGGCGCCCTTGCCGCGCTCCAGCACCGGGATGCCGGCCGGGTCGATGGCCGCGGCCGGATGCCCGCCGAAGCCCGGAGCCGAGCACACGGCGATCGTGCAGTCCGTTTCCGCGCGCGCCGACCAGGAGGTGCCGTTGGGAACATAGACCGCGTACGGCTTGGTCTGCTCGAACACGCTCAGGCGCTCGCCCTGGACGCCGAAGTCCACCTCGGGCGTGGACAGGCGCGCCTTGCCGTCGACCATCACAAGGATGGCCTCGCGATCCCCGGTGTCCTCGCCGGCCGTGTCCCCGGCC
The sequence above is drawn from the Deltaproteobacteria bacterium genome and encodes:
- the iolG gene encoding inositol 2-dehydrogenase, yielding MTDATADPVRLGLLGAGRIGQTHARSIAAAEGARLVAVADPVEAAAAAVVRMTGAQAVSAEELLHDPAVEGVLIATPTDVHADLIKRAADAGKAIFCEKPLDLDLSRAQQGVTAAARRGVPLMVGFNRRFDPSFRRLREEIDGGRIGDVELVQITSRDPAPPPLAYIQHSGGLFRDMMIHDLDMARFLVGEPIVEISATGSALVDETIGTAGDVDTAVAVLRSSGGRLCVISNSRRAVYGYDQRIEIHGSAGMLSAGNPVATTVTRADGAGFATDPLNDFFMDRYADAYRLEMAAFCAVVRGGNVPYPDGRDGLAALAIADAASESLATGRTVAVEPVDGTP
- the iolB gene encoding 5-deoxy-glucuronate isomerase, which codes for MSSLLRKPSGTTGKIVDITPADAGWRYVGFAVYALKAGDTAGEDTGDREAILVMVDGKARLSTPEVDFGVQGERLSVFEQTKPYAVYVPNGTSWSARAETDCTIAVCSAPGFGGHPAAAIDPAGIPVLERGKGANTRYVHPIAMDDADIADSVLITEVFTPQGNWSSSPPHRHDSDEGADMTYLEETYYHRIDPPQGFGFQRVFTEDGELDETMAVSDGDTVLVPRGHHPCGAPYGYDMYYLNVMAGPRRQWRFRNHPDHDWIFQRDSK
- a CDS encoding AAA family ATPase, encoding MSRLERAAAILEAAETWKQRCLLHGGSMFTDERLWTRECFEQLHTHFVERPDTGTGSFDERLRRQLEPAPPEAKRLWAEMTWLYLLIVSGVKGVTKHDRIRTVWESSGAALPEDHPALGDVLDGGIVYPGMAYLGHQRHEFNFIITLMRDWSSRTPQDRTSLLSGSWVFAAWVDSHSEGRRRSFRHALLFLLFPEVFQAIVSLNHKKAIVEAFSDENGKTLDVGNMNLVDLDKRLLEVVRRLQEERPGEEIHLYESPLKERWQPGPTIPANGNGSLDDEAWYRKRFGTANVWAIGAGQGARFWPDFQEQGIAAIGYSELADLGEYETKDAIHSALIENGRGPNPSNHSLAAWEFAHEIKVGDILIAKKGRSVILGWGEVTGEYVHDPERAGYPNLRTVQWHPRHTPISLDDLISTKTLTRFTPYKQWLRDIFSLIDGDRPVVVPPKPYGIGCTLKDLFVEETQLQRILDSLALRKNLILQGPPGVGKTFIAKRIAWCLIGYKDSRPIEMVQFHQSYAYEDFVQGWRPTETGGFTLRNGVFFEFCKRAEQEPETPFVFIIDEINRGNLSRIFGELLMLIEADKRGPDHAISLTYSTVGERFSVPDNVHILGLMNTADRSLAIVDYALRRRFAFETLEPAYGTRQFRDYLLNADVDLSLRWTGWSKICAADGPEDSHRQHLLPPVLRLEPRGGAGCRAAGGVGWT
- a CDS encoding aspartate/glutamate racemase family protein; the encoded protein is MRIMFLNKAPKNAAKYDVTSVEKLLNGYASEGTRVEVHFPDNFAGSAVEDVTGNQKMLNGLDHMMETPSLIRKICWAAENGFDAVIQSNTFDPGIDGGRLVVKIPVIGPLRTTVHAAAVLADRIGITVPLPSHVPYTWRLLRTIGMDHLVTDIRALDIYGSDINERRAEITETTIGLIRDLVSQTGAQCVVPLGGALIPYVVDPAALQEGAGVPVFNTKSVSIRFAEMCVALGMSHSPLTYPRAELSYKDLVAEI